Sequence from the Halobaculum rubrum genome:
CTGTGCGGCGGGAGTCCACGTCGGCGACGGGGGGAGTTCCTTCGCCGTGCAGAACACGAGCGAGGAGTGAGCCGAACGGAGTGAGGCGAACTCCTCGGGACGGCGGCGGCGAGGTTGCGGGCGAGCCGCCCACAAAGAGCGAGGACGAGTGAAGCGAGGCGCGAGACGCCGCCGGAACTACTACCGCGGAGTTCCTGTGCAAGGACGTGCGACTGGGCCTGCTCTCAGATATCCACGGCAATCGGATCGCGTTGGAGGCGGTACTCGACGACATACCGCCCGTCGACGGACTCGTCTGTGCGGGCGACGTGGTCGGATACAACCCCTGGCCCGCCGAGTGCGTCACGGCGGTCCGGGATCGCTCGATCCCGACCGTACAGGGGAACCACGACCGCGCGGTCGCCGCCGGCTCGGCGCCGGGGTTCAACGCGATGGCCCGCGCGGGCGTCGACCACGCGCGGGAGGCGCTCGACGACGACGCGATCGCGTGGCTCGACGGACTCCCCGAACGCCGAACGGTCGCCGAGGGGCGCGTCGCCGTCGTCCACGGTCACCCCGACAACCCCGACCACTACACCCAGCCGCGGGAGTTCGCCGGCGGCCTGATCGGCAGCGCCGCCGACCGGCTCGGCGTCGACGACGGCGATCTCGACGCGCTCGTGCTCGGCCACACCCACGTCCAGCACCACGGCGTGTACCCCGAGGGAGTGGTCGTCAATCCCGGGAGCGTCGGCCAGCCGCGCGACGGCGATCCTCGCGCCGCCTACGCGGTCCTCGACGTCGACGAGCGAACGGTCGAGGAACGGCGCGTCGAGTACGACACCGACGCGGTCGCGGCGGGGGTTGTAGACGCCGGGCTTCCGGAACGGATCGGGAGTCGGCTCGCGGAGGGACGGTGAGCGGCTGAGGCCGGAACCCGACCGGATCGGGTTCCGGATCGTGATCACGGAACTCTCGGCCGCTGTGCCGGCCTTGTCTCCCGGTCATGTCGGGGAATTAAGAGCGTCCAACCGGATCGCCCCCAGTAATGGATTGGATAGATCGGAACCTCCCCGACGACCTCGAGATCTCCGTCGTCAACGAGACGGGATCGCGGACGAGGGCGAACGTCGGCTGTCGGGCGGACGGGGACGTCCTGTTCGTCGACCGGGTGACGCTCGCCCCCGGCGAGCGGCGCGAGTGGTCGAAGTCGGTCACCGGAACTGTCGATGTCGGCGTGCAGGTCCGGGACGGACCGGAGGCGACCGAGCGATTCGACCCGACCGACGGATCCGGCCGCGTGTCGGCGACGATCGCCGCGAGGTCCATCTCGTTCTCGACCGCCGGGGGCCGAGGTGACGCCGGCGGCGTCGGGAGCGGTGGTGGCGTCGACTCGTTCGCCGCGGCCGAGACGAGTGACGACGCCGGCTTCGGGGCAGCCGCACACGACGGCGACGACGGCTGGGGGTTCGACGGGAACTCGACCGACGACGACGCGTGGGGCTTCGACGACGGAACGGCCGGAGCCGACGCGGACCACGCCGCGGACACCGTCGATACCGGCTCGTCAGAGTCGACGTCGGCGTCGTCCGACGACAGCGGGTGGGGGTTCGGTGACGAGAACGACACCGGCGATGGCGACGCCACCGACGGGAGGAGCGACAACGACGACCGCGGGTCGTCGGATCGGAACCGGACGGGCGGATCCGACTCGACGGAGCGGTCGAGCGCGTCGACCGACGCCGGCGGGTCGACCGATCGGTCGTCGTCGCGAGGGCGGACCGGTTCCGCCGGCGACAGCGACGAGAGCACGGCTCCGGACCGGACCGCCCGCGGAGGATCGCGACGGAGCGGTCGCGGCGGCGACGCCGACCGCAGCGACGGCGTACACGAGACGGAAGCGACCGACGCGACCGATGCCGGCGTCGACGGGGTCGACCGCGACGGTGGCGTCGACGACCGGGGCGGCGGTTCCGGCGACGAGTCCGACGGGAACGCCGAACCCGGCAAGGCCGGGGAGGATGCGGGCGGACCCGACGGAACCGAAGTCGACGAATCCGGCGAGGAGGAGAACCGACAGGCGGGCGCCGGCGAGAAGTACTGCCGCAGTTGCGGCGCGGTGATCAAACAGGAGGCCGCGATCTGTCCCGAGTGCGGCGTCTCTAACGAGGGGAGCGTGGGCGGCGGCGCCGGGGCCGCCGGGGCCGCCGGGGCCGGACCCGAGCCCGAGCCGTCCGACTGGGGAACCGGCGTGCTGTTCGGCGGTGCGCTGTGGGGGATCAACCTCGTCGTCGTCCTCCTGCTCGTCGTGACGTTCCGCAGCAGTATGGCGGGTGGCCTCGACGCCGGCGGCGCACTGCGGTCGCTGGGTCTGGCCACGGTGTTGCCCCTGACGCAGTTCCTCGCGTGGCTTGTGTTCGCTGTCGCGATCTACTACGACATGAAGTACGTCCGCTACCACGTTCCCGACTGGCCGCTCAGCGGGACGCTGTACATCGCCGCGGCGATCGTTCTCCCCGTCTTTACGCAGGTGTTCGGGGCCGCAGCGTTGTTCGTCGGCGGGCCCGTCGGTCTCGCCGTCGCGGCGCTCGTACCCGCGGTACTGTTGGGGCTCGCCGTGCGGCACACCCGTACCCGGAAGCGGCTGATATCGTCCGCCTGAGCCCCCACCGACTCGCTGGCTCCTGAGCTCCGGGGATCCGGCTTGAATTGCGCCGAAACACAACTCGGACAGTCGACAAAGATCAGAACACGGAGTCGGCCGTCGCCGCGCCGATCACCGAGAAGACGGAGCCGACGCTCATCGCCTTCAGGGTGATATAGATCTGATCGCGCATCGCCACCGGCGGGTCGACGTGGTTCGGGATGAGCGTCGCCGGCGCGTCGAACGACAGCGCGAGGATCCCGACCGAGAGGTACGAGACGGCGATGAGCGAGACGAACCGCAGCGGGACCCCGGCGACCTCCGCCTCGCGGTCGGGGTCGCGCTCGTCGTCGGCCTTGTACAGCGCCCCGTACCCGACCGTGAGAACGATGCCGACGGTCACGACTACCTGATACCACGCCATCCCGACGGCGAGGCCCCACACCTCGTCGGTGACGACGAACGGTCCCGCGAGGAGGAACCCACCGACGACCTGTTGGGCGGTGTCCGCGATGGCGAACCGCCGGCTGCGTCCGACCATGTCGCTTCGTTGCGGGGACGGATGAAAAC
This genomic interval carries:
- a CDS encoding metallophosphoesterase family protein translates to MRLGLLSDIHGNRIALEAVLDDIPPVDGLVCAGDVVGYNPWPAECVTAVRDRSIPTVQGNHDRAVAAGSAPGFNAMARAGVDHAREALDDDAIAWLDGLPERRTVAEGRVAVVHGHPDNPDHYTQPREFAGGLIGSAADRLGVDDGDLDALVLGHTHVQHHGVYPEGVVVNPGSVGQPRDGDPRAAYAVLDVDERTVEERRVEYDTDAVAAGVVDAGLPERIGSRLAEGR
- a CDS encoding DUF2391 domain-containing protein, whose translation is MVGRSRRFAIADTAQQVVGGFLLAGPFVVTDEVWGLAVGMAWYQVVVTVGIVLTVGYGALYKADDERDPDREAEVAGVPLRFVSLIAVSYLSVGILALSFDAPATLIPNHVDPPVAMRDQIYITLKAMSVGSVFSVIGAATADSVF
- a CDS encoding zinc ribbon domain-containing protein, with amino-acid sequence MDWIDRNLPDDLEISVVNETGSRTRANVGCRADGDVLFVDRVTLAPGERREWSKSVTGTVDVGVQVRDGPEATERFDPTDGSGRVSATIAARSISFSTAGGRGDAGGVGSGGGVDSFAAAETSDDAGFGAAAHDGDDGWGFDGNSTDDDAWGFDDGTAGADADHAADTVDTGSSESTSASSDDSGWGFGDENDTGDGDATDGRSDNDDRGSSDRNRTGGSDSTERSSASTDAGGSTDRSSSRGRTGSAGDSDESTAPDRTARGGSRRSGRGGDADRSDGVHETEATDATDAGVDGVDRDGGVDDRGGGSGDESDGNAEPGKAGEDAGGPDGTEVDESGEEENRQAGAGEKYCRSCGAVIKQEAAICPECGVSNEGSVGGGAGAAGAAGAGPEPEPSDWGTGVLFGGALWGINLVVVLLLVVTFRSSMAGGLDAGGALRSLGLATVLPLTQFLAWLVFAVAIYYDMKYVRYHVPDWPLSGTLYIAAAIVLPVFTQVFGAAALFVGGPVGLAVAALVPAVLLGLAVRHTRTRKRLISSA